The region TCTTCATCGctagaatatattttttcaaatttattagTTTCATTTGATCCTTGATCGTATTCTGATGCTACCATTTTGCTCGTGTTTTTACTACAActatatttctatatatagGTATGCGTggcatgtatatatgtgtaattCACATGTATACTACTAAGTACGGTAAAGATCAATTTTGTTTTCGTAAGTCGAAAcaaatttacaaatataaaaaatatatttgatgaACGTATTTATTACTACTCCGTCTTCCCacttataatttaaaaataaatagataaaacaatagagttgttttaaaatatagttAAAAAGGTAagcaattaaaaaaagtaattaaataaaaaattactcAGAATGCGTCTATTCATAAAGTGATCACATTAATATCACTTTAATTTGTTacctaattttttttgtaaaacaTTGTAATATTTCATGGGTGTAgtgttatttatttggtCATTATGCTTTTAATtagctatttttatcttatttttattttttcccactattaaataaaatttaaaaaaaattaaacaataaaatacatataaatataggggaaattaaaaaagaaaaaatcgcaatattttattttattgctGTTATTTTAGTTTTTGTACGGTTACAATTTTCTTATATAGGTTTTGCTTAAATATgcactattatatatgcccCTAAAAATACCCCTTTATTTCCTCaataataatcatataatatttatgttgttggcaattataaaaaaagaataggAAAATTTCtctatattaatatataacaatattaatatatgcatttaattatttgcttccccttatataatatgtaccGTAcctcaattttatttttattttttttttccatgtaggcataaatataatatagccATCCTCCTTATATGACCCTATATATAGCCATAAGTTCATTGAAATTAATGCCCATAAAAAGTGGTAAAAcgttgtaatttttttgcgggtatttataaaaatgggtatatatattaatagtaTTTCACCAtacattaatattatatatgtatatatattttataggTATGCAATATAATACCCTCaggaaatataatatataatattcgTAACCGAGCCAAAGTGTATTCCgcaataatataataaaaaaacaaaaatagtttattcacatgaaaagaaataatagaaaattataagggcaaaaaaagtatatactaaatttattatataaataatatgcatatttatatatacacgtataaattttcattaaataattgaaaatattatattcatatagaAGGGCATTTATGCCAACCCcccaaaataaatatataaatatttatatgataataagCACAAAATTACTATGTGATAACGAACTAATTACCGcaactttttaatttttttcaaaaaattatctttaaaaaaaaattggaacattattaatattttattttaagtttaaatttattttaagcataaaaacatttttaagaaaaatataaaagtaaatagaataaaaatatttataaccttaacataattttataaaataaacaaaacctttgaataataatggtaagataacatttttataattacaattttcgcatatatatatatatatatatatatatatatttcttatataagtcatttgtatttttagtttgatatattttccacattatttatgcgtaattatgtaatttttttgttttatacaataacttatatatgtatattatatattatttatataactatATGTAAATTAACTTATGGGGAAAATTGCTTATCCATTTAGtggaaaaatatgaatgcCCATATAATACCGCGGTTTACATCCATTTGTTaagtttttattatactatttatttttattaattttttacccCTTGTAAAAGGGATGCAAATATGGCTATGTCGTTACGTATATAAATTGCATAGTATGTATATGATCTCTActtattacataaaaataaatctatgcggttttaatatttttgtggAATATTACATACATTTTTGCATGGGCACATATCcaataatacataaatttgtttGGGGAATACACATATTACATTCtttgcatattatttttggcagtttaataattttacatttccattaaatatatgtattacattgaacatatgcataaataCATTAAATGGTATAGACCATGATTACATTATTtgacaatttttatattattttatttatttattataattttttctaattttcTTATTCCATAGGAGGACCCAAATAAGCCCAAAAAGAGAACCTTTCGTACCTTCCACTATAGAGGTATTGAACTTGATAAATTGCTTGAATTAAAACAAGAAGAACTTGTAAAACTTTTACCAGCAAGACaaagaagaaaatttaGAAGAGGTATTGACAAAAAAGCTAAAtctcttttaaaaaaattaaggaaagcaaaaaaagaatGTGAAGTTGGAGAAAAGCCAAAACCAATACCAACACATTTAAGAAATATGACAATCATACCAGAAATGGTAGGATCAATCGTAGCTGTACATAATGGCAAACAATATACCAATGTTGAAATCAAACCAGAAATGATTGGATATTATTTAGGAGAATTTTCAATTACTTATAAGCACACTAGACATGGAAAACCTGGTATTGGTGCCACCCATTCATCTCGTTTTATTCcattgaaataaataatttatatatacataaaacaGTCTCATTGCTTATGTTTGTAACGAACTTTTGGGTAATATTTAAGAACAATAATAGATACGAATATCAGCATTTTAAATTACCTAGCGCATAAACAGAAAAGATATTGCGAACAAAACATGCACGTACGTATCtgtatatagatatatatttctattgTGAtgcttattatattttttttattaatacatatatatgttttatatatatattaattgttGAGTtaatgtaatttttttacttgaATTTTTGAATgcattcaaataaataaaattattttacataaaaaaaggaatattttttccatttaatataaacacGTATACAAGTATAAAGTTAtgaaaaattgaaaataattatataaacaaatataacagtgtaaaaggaaaatacaCAAAGGGAAATGTTTTCTTTGAATTCCTATGCACATAacaatatgtataaaacaCATTAGTAGTTGTAATGATTCCTTAAGTACATAAAcatatcatttaaaatcatataaaaatcgtAGAAAATTCTTTTTGTTTAGCACACGGTAATATATCTGtgtctcttttttttttgaaacttaataaattttttaagaatgaaaaaagaGATTCTTCTTCTTGccaatttattttgtttggaTCATTATAAAACTCATGAGGTCTGCTAGAGCTATCATTGAAATTGTAATGATAAACATTTGAATAATATCTTAAATTATCACATAAATGATTattcaataaaattatttcataaaaaatatgatttgCCATGTATAACTCTTTTTTAGTTAATGTGTTCATATTCCTCTGATATTTATCTGGTAAACAACATCCTATACTAAATAAACCATTCTCCATTTGTGTGTCTTCactattttcaatttttacatttcctgcattatttttgtcgttgaaattttcaaagttatttttatttttgataatgGTCAGCTCTGATGtaaattcattttcatcCTTTAGCAGCATGCTATTCGTTTTCATCATTTCAATAATTATATctttatcaaaattttgttctaaattttcataacaaaaaaaatcattttttattaccaTGTTCATAAAAACAGATCCAGAAACAAACATAGAATTGTGTAAATCatctttaaaataatttaatatatcatataccacacttaatatatttatagaaatattaaatgatGTTAAACATCCCACTCGAAgtagtttttttaaaaaggatACGACATAATGTACTGgtatcattttgttttttattgatgcatatattatttttaaaaattttgttccgtcataataaaaacttGCAGGTATTATTAGTTCATATAATCTCTTGTAGTAATctgtatacatattatcatttaatttcGTTTCGCTGTCACTTCCTTCATCATTTTCGTGATCATCTTGATCATCTTCCTCAGAAGTACCATCACTCTCATTCCTATTGGAACTCATTTCTCCTCCCTCATTTTCATCCTCATTTTCGTCCTCATTTTCTTCAGTGTCTGTgtcttctttatttttcacCCGTTTACTTGACTCCACGTCGTCGCTTTCCTTTTGCACTATATCACCAATATTAAACTCTgtcaatatataaaaaataccgGGGAGAGCCGCCAatgatacatatatattcgAAGAAGAATAATAAGagtaattaaaataatcaatgaaataatatggATTATTAGTATAtggaaaaacaaataatggAATGGCTTGTAGTATTTGTAAAATCATAGTTTGattatgatgaaaatgtgCTATAAAATCAAACCAACTATATGAATAGAGTCTTCCATatactttattttcaatatagaaattttttataaaaaaattatgtgttctatcttttattttattttctattgATTCGatctgttttattttttttaagtcaTTTTTTCCTTCGGAATAATCAGAAAAATCTTCAAAAGAGTTTTCATCTTTAAAATCttcaattaatttattattatttaaaaattctaCCTCTGggttattttcatcatcattATCTGATACATTAGAATTCGATGACGAATGTATTATGATACTATCATCACTatcataattaaaaatccTTTTTAGTTCATTTTTATCGCtataattattcatatcatcatttttttttttcttttttttttcgttatataaaaatttattttttctttttcccCTTAAATTATCATCCTCATCAGAATTAAAgtctaaaaataaatcatcgatttttgattttttcataaattcGGACTTTTTGACATGGAAATTGTGTACCTTTTTTATGGGTTTAATTGAGTTTATTAAAAcagtataaataaataagtttGTGGTACCATCACATTCCACTTTTTTTGACCCCAACATGTTAAATTTCCCATCTATTCCGTTTGCCATTTCCTCCTCTTTTGAATTTCCCATCATTGATTTAAGATAAAAATGCTTAAAAACAGccaagaaaaaataatttaaatcgTAATAAAAGCATACGTAAGATcgacaaatatattttatattttctatatttatggTACCaacttttaataattttaaaattatatttttaaataatttaataggGAATGCGTGTTTTGATGGTGTCTCTTTTTGACCACTTTTATAATTCAttatactattattttgtttgttaatatatcgatcattatttttgtaaagtATATAACCacctttatttatatattgattGGAAATATCATTAGTGGAAACTTTATCATTTGCAGTAATATCATCTTTATTATGACTGTCAAATTCATCATCTAACATTGAAATTATAGATTCGTATATTTTGGCTTCCATTTGTAAACTTCCAAATAACAAGGATAaaccttttttaaaaaaaacttcaTCATTATCCTCTATTAATTGAAAGagtaaatttaaaaatttatcgAAACATTCATTTAACCATTCttcatattttgtatatgtcttattttttattactaagataatataatcctttttaaaaaattgttttaattttatatcatcTTCTTTATTAACTTCATTTTCAgagtataataattttcttttaattctttCGTTATATATTAGTACAAAAAGTTTTgtcaaattatttaatatactttttttacatttttcagtttgtaaattattaaacaaATCACAAATCTCCTTTATTGTCGTAGCAGACGAATTGGAGGTATTCGAGCAATTGGACTTTTCTCCTTTCACCATTTTGCTcgtttcttttattttgaaaatataaaagataaaatatttattagtttaaatttttatgttaaaatattttccaggaagcatgaaaaaaatacaaataatagaaaatttatttttttttcattttcccCATCTGTTGTATTTCAaaccattttatataacaaaattgttattttgttctttttatttttaaacacCCTTacgatttttttatatgatattttattatatgttcctttttttccctaatattttatttatatagctatttttttatgcccATGTAATtaagatatattttaatattttgtattatatacataggTATgcgcatattttttttttattaattatgaatgaacaaattattatttttttatattaaaaaaaaactaaaacAGAAAtgaaatcaaaataaaaatgaatcacTTGATCTATATGCTAGATATAACAATGTTGTTTTTTGtcatttgtatataataatgactACCATAATTcgaatcattttttataccaTAAAATGGATAAACCAAGATGATTAatctttaaaattttcatgaaaaatataagtataaaggacaaaaaaaaaaaattaacttattttttatgattaaaatcgtgtttaaaaaaagggaaataaatattatcttTGGTaggtatatacatatgttcATAATACATACACATGCAAACAATAGTGATATTTAAATGgctaaacaaattaaaatattattttaagtGTAAAAATCTTTGAAAATTgtacaaaaatattcagtcgcatatatatcaagtaataaatatatatgctttaaaattgtattggaaatataataaaaagaaaaaaaaatgatatataaacatattatatgaaaatataaataatttgattAATTGATCAAATCTTAGTATCAATGataatcaaataa is a window of Plasmodium vinckei vinckei genome assembly, chromosome: PVVCY_14 DNA encoding:
- a CDS encoding 40S ribosomal protein S19, putative is translated as MEDPNKPKKRTFRTFHYRGIELDKLLELKQEELVKLLPARQRRKFRRGIDKKAKSLLKKLRKAKKECEVGEKPKPIPTHLRNMTIIPEMVGSIVAVHNGKQYTNVEIKPEMIGYYLGEFSITYKHTRHGKPGIGATHSSRFIPLK